The following DNA comes from Amblyraja radiata isolate CabotCenter1 chromosome 37, sAmbRad1.1.pri, whole genome shotgun sequence.
gctgctccggcactctggaacaccttgccgttgcacatcagacaggccccctcactgtccatcttcaaatcctccctaaaaacatatttttattctttggctttcgacactggctgaggcattgctcctgtttttagtgcttttaatgtcttttaatttttagtgtgttttttatagtccttcgttttacggtttttaatggtttttaattgtttgtaatagctttttgttcatgatttctcatgtacagcactttgtggcaactgtagttgtttaaagtgctttataaataaagttattattattattattattattatttaaactttgtccctctcaccttgaagttatgccctctagtatttgatatttccatcctggggaaaaaaatgttttgattgtctatcctatctatgcctctcatcattttatacacttttaacgtctccccacaacctctggtaTTGTTCTATCTCTGTGTGGATTATGACTGCCTTGGTTTCAATTTAACCTTACCTTTATTTAGTACCAAAACCAACATTGTGAGACAGTTTTGTTGCCTAAATTTGTACCCTTACCTTCTACTGAGTGAAGGGCAATCCTACTCTGGGCACCGTTTAAATCCACCGAGATGGGTTTGGATGATGTAGAGTGACGTGAGGTTCTAGGCAGTGGTTAAATAGTGCCCCACAGTGAATTGCATTGTTTTTGTGAAAGATAGGAGTAAGGGGATGCTGGCTGCACCATTGCCCCACTTTTGCattgtttttgtgcaaatattaatagcatttcagattcagattcagattcaactttaattgtcattgtcagtgtacagtacagagacaacgaaatgcagttagcatctccctggaagagcgacatagaatatgatttcaataaataaatctaattacatgcatacagtcatagtgtttttcctgtgggaggagtgtccggggggggggtggtgattggcagtcaccgaggtgcattgttgagtagtgtgacagccgcagggaagaagctgttcctggacctgctggtccggcaacggagagacctgtagcgcctcccggatggtagaagggtaaacagtccatggttggggtgagagcagtccttggcgatgctgagcgcccttcgcagacaacgcttgctttggacagactcaatggaggggagcgaggaaccggtgatgcgttgggcaattttcaccaccctgctGAGTAGTATGTGATATGAACTTCACATGAAGATTATGGTTACATTATGATATCAGAAAGGATTGGAAATACTGAATGTTACCTCAATTAAACTACTTTCATTTAAAAACCtgcaaattaattaattttacaTGGATCAAATACCTAATGTTAATTCTGAATTAAGATTTGTACTATGCTTCTAAATAGCACATCCTATTTTCTGCAAGATGACAGATGTACATTTAGAAACAAATGAAGTGATGCCTTTAATAGTCGGACAGAAATGGGTGAATCAGGAGTGATTTGCAGTAACTGAAAGCAAGGTAGAGGTTAGAGTTGACAGAGCATGTTTAGCTGTGTCATCCTGGTTTATGTACAGGTGCAGGTGCAAAAGTCGGATTGAAACAAAACTGCATCTTCAGCAACATTTATATTTAAAAGGTACAGTCAAGAGTTCAAGTCAAGTGGGCTATCGTCAGAGTTGTGTGTGTTTCTCATTGGTGGAATTGGATTATATAAAGCTAGTGACTGCTACTCTTTGGTAAGAGTAACATATTTCTCAGACTGACCTGGTTGTCCTCTGGCATAAATGCAAGAAATTAATTGGATATAGATCTTTGCCACAGTAATCACTCGAGTATTTCAGAGCAGCCGCATTGAGATTAGCTGTGTGtcgacacagagtactggagtaactcagcgggtcaggcagcatcacagagtgctggagtaactcagcgggtcaggcagcatctctggagagaaggaatgagcgagacccttcttcagactgaagatattTGGGCTGAAGTGCTGAGCTTTAGCTTGTGAGGCTTCAGTGAGGAGGCTGAGCTGAGCTGTACGTAAGGTCAGGTAAGCTCCTTTAACTTTACTCTTCAGACTAAGTACAACTGGGATTGCCATCTCATGTGACCCAAACTCTTGActgtatttttaaaatataaatgtttcTATGGAAGCAGTTTAGTTTCAATCCTTCAAATTCCCAATCTCTCAGTTTATCCAGTCACAGGGATTGAACAATACCATGTTGGTAATTAGGATGGTGGCAGTGAGCTTTACATGTATCCAAGCTTTAGATGAGTGAGACTTGGAAGTATGGAATATAGGAGTCTGGAGACAGTTGTTAGATTGGTTGAAGTGGTGGCCGActcggaaaaggggagatgcagcgagacctgggtgtcatggtacaccagtcattgaaagtgggcatgcaggtgcagcaggcagtgaagaaagcgaatggtatgttagctttcatagcaaaaggatttgagtataggagcagggaggttctactgcagttgtacagggtcttggtgagaccacacctggagtattgtgtacagttttggtctccaaatctgaggaaggacattattgccatagagggagtgcagagaaggttcaccagactgattcctgggatgtcaggactgtcttatgaagaaagactggatagacttggtttatactctctagaatttaggagattgagaggggatcttatagaaacttacaaaattcttaaggggttggacaggctagatgcaggaagattgctcccgatgttggggaagtccaggacaaggggtcacagcttaaggataagggggaaatcctttaaaaccgagatgagaagaacttttttcacacagagagtggtgaatctctggaactccctgccacagagggtagtcgaggccagttcattggctatatttaagagggagttagatgtggcccttgtggctaaggggatcagagggtatggagagaaggcaggtacgggatactgagttggatgatcagccatgatcatattgaatggcggtgcaggctcgaagggccgaatggcctactcctgcacctaatttctatgtttctatgtttctatgtaagtgagAGAGGAGTCGGCAAGTGATAGCTGTAGAAATCTTTGTGACATGAAGAGTATGAGGTCATCTACGCTCCATCTTGGAAGTATGAAATGTGTTGGGGTAGACCATgtggctctccagagatgctgcctgtcaaaccgagttattccagcactttgttttttatgcaccagcatctacagttccttgtttccccataACATTTTTGTTGGCTGCAGGACAATACTGATTTTCTAATGCTTAACATGATATTtgtgactgaggaatggttggttACTTGTTCAGCAGGGCTGGACTGAGTTATAAACGACAGAAACTAATACAAGAGATGTTGTTCACTCTGTGTTTAGTGCTTTGAATTAGATTAACTAAAAAACAATTAGCATTGCTTTTGTAGTACATTCGGATATTTTTACACAAATATTTGCATTTTAAACTTGGTAGTGTTTATGGAAAAAGAAATCCAAAGGTCCATTAAATATGAACTCATTGTAAaatgcagtggcacagctggtagagctgctacttcacaatgccagagacccaggttcgatcctgaccttgggtggtgtTTTTGAAGATTGCAAGTTCCCCCTATAAcaacctccgggtgctctggatttctCTCACATCGTGAAGGCATTGCAGGTTTAtatgttgtaggttaattggcctctgtaaattgcccctacaatgtagtgtgtgaatgggaaagtgagataacatgaaactagtgtgaacgggtgatcgatggtcagcgtagcCTCACTGAGCCAATAAGCTTGTATCCATGCTGAGGACCGAGatacttgctgtatctctaagctcaaCTAATCATCTTGCTCAATGCATGTCTGGTCGAATTAGATTTAGTGCTTGCAGCAGGAATGGGTGTGCCATTTCTATGGGATGCGGAAAAtggttttaaaatgttaatttggtccccaatattgactggtacTTAGTGCAAGAGGATTAGACAGGGCCAAATGTTTTAGGTGTATCCAAGAGGTTTCCTTACACAGTATGTAGATATCTGACTCGTGGAGGGACCATACTGGACCTTGTATTCGGAAAcaagcctggccaggtgactgctGATCACAGTGCAGGATCAGCATGTTCCGGTAAGGGAACCGTGGATGACCAAGAAGGTTGTAAACTTGGTCAGgaagaaaaaataaatgaatgtCAGATTTAAGAAAGTTGTGTTAGACGGGGCTTATGTGGAATATAAAGCGAGTAAGAAAGAACTCAAGCGGGCAATTAGACGGGCAATGAAAAGTCATTGGCAAGTcggattaaggaaaatccaaaggCTTTTTATACGTATGTTAAAGAAGAgggtgaccagggagaaggtTGGACCGCTCGGATAAAGGAGTGTAGGTATCAATGCTTGTAGATGAGGTTGTAAATAAGTATGTTGTATCTGTATTCACTGAGGAGGACTTGGAGAGCAGTGAGATCAGTATGGAGAATTAGGGtgacatagtggcacagcggtagagttgctgccttgcagcgccagagacctggatttgatcctgaccctaggtgctgtctgtacggagtttgtacgttctccctgtgactgcatggacttTCTCTGTGTTCCGGTTTCCTTTTGCATTTCAAAGACGTGTCGGTTTGcgcattaattggcttctgtaaattgtccctaatatttaggatagaactagtgtagggattatcactggtcagcgtggactcggtaggccgaggggcctgtttccatgctgtatctctcaactaatccAAATATAAATTTCTAGTGCAGTACAAGGTGGCGCtgtggctcttgaagagcatttagATGGATAAGGGCCTGATGGAATCTATCCCATTATTGAgggggagtttaatccaagcaagtgtgaggttgaatgtaaggggagcatatagttaatggcaagactcttaacagTATTGATGCACAAAGGCATTTGGAAGTCCatattcatagctcactgaagatggcagcacaagtaagtagagtggtaaagaaggcgtatggtaagCTTGCCATCATTATTAGGGGCAATGAGTATAAGAGTAAAGAAGCCACGATGCAACAATGTAAGACCTTAgttaggccgtatttggagtattgcgtgcagttctgtttgccccattagaggaaggatggaggctttgaagagggtgtagagaaagtttaccagaatgctgcctggattagagggtttcagttacAAGGTgaagttggataaacttggattgttttctctggaatgtcgaaagttgaggggagacttgaaagaagtatataaaattatgagcggcatagatagCGTAGCTAGTCAGATCCTTTCTTCCTTAGGGTGGAAATCTCCAACACTAGAGGGTATATCTATAAAATAAGAGGGAGAAGTTTAATGGATATGcgcgggcaagtttttttacagagagttgtggaaaccTGGAACACATTGacaaaggtggtggtggaggcagatacgatagtggtgtttaagagacttttagatagtcaCTTGGAAGTGAAATGAATAGAAGGATATAGATCATTGTATcggcagatgaaatcagtttaacttcAAACTCAGCAcaatcattgtgggccgaagggcccaatcCTGTTCTATATTCCATGTCTATGTTCTCTGTGCTTCAGCTTTATTGTGGCTGTCTGTTGTGATGTAGCCAACAATGGGATTGTTTTTCTTTCAATGAAGCAAGGGAGATTATCACAATCTTGTGGCATCCAGTGTGAATTCACTTTATAGTACAAAACATTCTATCCTTGAAAGGCCTAGACCCTAAGGAACAAACCACGTCTTAATTTGAAGTATTTATGTAAATGAGGAACCTTCACATGTGTAATATCTAAGTATATGTAATATTATTTGAAGTATTTTTTCACTCGACTAAATTCTGCTAAATCAGATGTGTAATTCCACACAATGAAGaccttttgtttgtttttttccagTTGAACCATGATGGGAATCCAGTTTAATATCAGACGCTGGAGCAGCAAACATGTTGCCAAGTGGCTAAAGGAGGAAGGCTTCAGCGATTATGTCGATCTTCTGTGTAATAAGCACAGACTGGATGGTGTCGCCCTGTTAACTTTGACTGAATATGATTTACGCTGCCCACCTTTAGAACTGAAAGTGTTGGGTGATATTAAAAGATTAATGGTATCTATtcggaaactgcaaaaacagcacaaaGATGTCCTAACAGAGATGGGTTACATGAGTGACGATTGTCCTGGTAATGTTACACGTGCCACAAACACTTCACAAGGCATGGACTGCCAGTGTAATGGTGTGGAACACTTTGGGGACAGTGGTGGTTCTGTTGGAGACACGAATAGTGAACAATTTCAGAATGGTAAATACCACAAACATCAAACACGAAAACTTGACCCCGAATACTGGAAGACTATTTTGAGTTCTATTTATGTGTTTATAGTCTTCGGGTTTACATCGATTGTGATGGTAATAGTTCACGAACGTGTCCCTGACATGCAAACCTATCCACCCCTACCAGACATATTCCTGGATAGGTAAGCATTACATAATGTGATGATAAAGTATGCAAGTGAGTAGGAGGCATGCTGGAGTCATTGGGGAATGTGGGTTACCTATTCAAAATGGAGCACCTGTGGTTTGGGCTCCGGAAGCATCCTGGCAAATCTGTTCCCAGCAGGCTCTGATCTTTTTGGAGCTTTTCAATCTCTAATCTATTAAATCATTGTAGAATTGTACAGCATGTCAGCTCAACCCATTCTTACAGACCAAGGTtcaatgctagtcccatttgtccatatttgatccatacccctctaaatctaTATTTTCCATGAACCTGCCCTAGTgtctttaaatgttattgtacctgtgtcAACCACTTTGTCTGAAAGCTCTTTCCATATAACACCCTCTGTG
Coding sequences within:
- the samd8 gene encoding sphingomyelin synthase-related protein 1 isoform X2, producing the protein MMGIQFNIRRWSSKHVAKWLKEEGFSDYVDLLCNKHRLDGVALLTLTEYDLRCPPLELKVLGDIKRLMVSIRKLQKQHKDVLTEMGYMSDDCPGNVTRATNTSQGMDCQCNGVEHFGDSGGSVGDTNSEQFQNGKYHKHQTRKLDPEYWKTILSSIYVFIVFGFTSIVMVIVHERVPDMQTYPPLPDIFLDRSILLRRMCSLMGTVFLLRCVTMFVTSLSVPGHHLQCSGKLYGDQWAKFQRALAIWSGFGMTLTGVHTCGDYMFSGHTVVITMLNFFVTEYTPRSWNFLHTLSWVMNLFGIFFILAAHEHYSIDVFIAFYITTRLFLYYHTLANTRAYQQSRRARIWFPMFSFFECNVNGAVPNEYSWPLSRPRLLKRLIG